From a region of the Acinetobacter calcoaceticus genome:
- the yddG gene encoding aromatic amino acid DMT transporter YddG has translation MSKNLATLIGLSAILMWASMVGLMKQVSAAIGPEMGVTLIYTLSALLLLIIFRVPDFKLISKKYLILGTVLFVAYELCFSFAIAYSQSPQQAIEVSIVNYLWPSLTVLAFVIFKELKFNFLIIFGLLISISGIVFIQTGSGDFSLSSIVDNLHSNPLSYILAFVGAIIWAFYCVLTKKMSNGQNPISIFFVCVALTLWLKLLLSGQFTIPSMDIPTVITLLIASAAIGFGYAAWNIGIIHGNITMLVVASYFTPIISSILAMFVLQTQLSLSFWQGTAMVTAGSFICWISTNWSVIQPFFKKLRKD, from the coding sequence ATGTCAAAAAATCTAGCAACATTGATTGGTTTAAGCGCCATTCTCATGTGGGCATCTATGGTCGGTCTGATGAAACAAGTCAGTGCCGCCATTGGACCGGAAATGGGTGTCACGCTTATTTATACTCTCAGTGCGCTACTGTTACTTATCATTTTCAGAGTTCCAGACTTTAAGCTGATTTCCAAAAAATATTTAATATTGGGTACAGTTCTGTTCGTTGCTTACGAGCTGTGTTTTTCATTTGCAATTGCTTATTCTCAAAGCCCTCAACAAGCAATTGAAGTTAGCATTGTTAACTATCTGTGGCCGAGTTTAACGGTTTTGGCTTTTGTTATTTTTAAGGAATTAAAGTTTAATTTTCTTATTATTTTCGGCTTACTTATTTCAATTTCCGGCATTGTTTTTATTCAAACTGGAAGCGGTGATTTTAGTCTAAGTAGCATTGTCGATAATTTGCATAGCAACCCTCTAAGCTATATTTTGGCATTTGTAGGTGCCATTATTTGGGCTTTTTACTGTGTACTCACCAAAAAAATGAGTAATGGGCAAAACCCGATCTCTATTTTCTTTGTTTGTGTCGCACTCACACTATGGCTCAAGCTGCTTCTCTCTGGGCAATTCACCATTCCTTCAATGGATATTCCAACTGTAATCACCCTTTTAATTGCATCCGCTGCAATTGGCTTTGGCTATGCGGCATGGAACATTGGCATCATTCATGGAAACATTACCATGCTTGTGGTTGCCTCTTATTTCACCCCTATTATTTCATCTATTTTGGCAATGTTTGTTTTACAAACTCAATTGTCCTTAAGCTTTTGGCAAGGAACAGCCATGGTTACGGCTGGCTCCTTTATTTGCTGGATTTCAACCAACTGGTCTGTGATTCAACCTTTCTTTAAAAAATTAAGAAAAGACTAA
- a CDS encoding SRPBCC family protein, giving the protein MLKTQKINIVQEFDAPIDKVFAILSEHENLSKLFAPAKVTRISNGKDARNGVGSARKMSIPFTPSFVETNLVYKENELIEYAITSGISPIKAHRGVMKFSDLGNNRTRLDYTISFKGRVPFIGPIIKAALQNGVSRGLKKLKF; this is encoded by the coding sequence ATGTTAAAAACTCAAAAAATCAACATCGTACAAGAATTTGATGCACCCATAGACAAGGTCTTTGCAATCTTGAGCGAACATGAAAACCTAAGCAAGCTTTTCGCTCCTGCTAAAGTGACTCGGATTAGCAACGGAAAAGACGCTCGTAATGGTGTCGGCTCTGCACGCAAGATGTCTATTCCATTTACCCCTTCATTTGTAGAAACAAATTTAGTCTACAAAGAAAATGAACTCATCGAATATGCAATTACCAGCGGCATTAGCCCAATTAAGGCTCACCGTGGTGTAATGAAATTTAGCGACTTGGGAAACAACCGTACTCGCTTGGATTACACCATTAGCTTTAAAGGTCGTGTTCCTTTTATTGGCCCAATCATTAAAGCAGCCTTACAAAATGGTGTAAGCCGTGGGCTTAAAAAACTTAAGTTTTAA
- a CDS encoding TetR/AcrR family transcriptional regulator, with product MKNLESSFRALRVLHAAKDLFNQYGFHKVGVDRIIAEAKIPKATFYNDFHSKARLIEMCLTFQKDALKVKVFSILNSYREQMVLDKLKQIYLLHADLNGFYHLPFKAIFEIEKLYPKAYSMVIEYRTWLINEIYKLLLTVKTTASMKDAHMFLFVIDGAMVQLLSKNSVDERDKLLDYFLIMLF from the coding sequence ATGAAAAATTTAGAATCTTCATTTAGAGCGCTGCGAGTGCTTCACGCAGCAAAAGATTTATTTAATCAATATGGCTTTCATAAGGTCGGTGTCGACCGAATTATTGCGGAAGCTAAAATTCCCAAAGCGACTTTCTATAACGACTTTCACTCAAAAGCACGACTGATCGAGATGTGTCTCACTTTTCAAAAAGATGCGCTCAAAGTAAAAGTATTTTCAATTCTTAATTCTTACCGTGAACAAATGGTGCTTGATAAACTCAAGCAGATTTACCTTTTACATGCCGACTTAAATGGCTTTTATCATTTGCCCTTTAAAGCAATTTTTGAAATTGAAAAGCTCTACCCAAAAGCCTATAGCATGGTGATTGAATATAGAACTTGGCTAATCAACGAAATTTATAAACTGCTTTTAACCGTCAAAACTACGGCTTCAATGAAAGACGCCCACATGTTTTTGTTCGTGATTGATGGGGCAATGGTTCAGCTTTTAAGTAAAAACAGTGTAGATGAGCGAGATAAGTTGTTAGATTATTTTTTAATAATGTTGTTTTAA
- a CDS encoding J domain-containing protein — translation MNTFINYYEILHVSQDAPVEIIRLAYKGLAQKYHPDRYQGNDANGKMQLINEAFEVLTNENKRKEFDLKLNSFNQRKQKERDFQEYQKRKKYEDFQQQEKNSRNFSKNDDDKDRSQKEAKAFNVNININISKGLYIFKPFLSLYNMIKRNSKKIIISLSILGVGIIFISTILSIYENTRYSENIVTEGPLPAEQADETVNTLYASTSESASTPELVNTTNEQSKVIPSRPDLMYKAVQSVINIQEESGIIGVVKEIHDCYIDKKEDRLYCLFLDLTARMLDLGASQTMGIIRDDYLMDERVLSRINNNYYIPNSIDSSTATEHLQNVNAELAEILKAKYQQKVNEMNSTDKLNKSVEEELSEINNDEVKPDQSSSNLI, via the coding sequence TTGAATACATTTATTAATTATTATGAGATTTTACATGTATCTCAAGATGCTCCAGTTGAAATTATTAGATTGGCTTATAAAGGTTTAGCACAAAAATATCATCCTGATCGTTACCAAGGGAATGATGCAAATGGAAAAATGCAATTAATTAATGAAGCATTTGAAGTGCTAACTAATGAAAATAAACGTAAAGAATTTGATTTAAAATTAAATTCTTTTAATCAACGAAAACAAAAAGAAAGAGATTTTCAAGAGTATCAAAAAAGAAAGAAGTATGAAGATTTTCAGCAGCAAGAGAAAAATAGTAGAAATTTTTCTAAAAATGATGATGATAAAGATAGAAGTCAGAAAGAAGCCAAAGCTTTTAACGTTAATATCAATATAAATATTTCAAAAGGGCTTTATATTTTTAAGCCATTTTTGAGTCTTTATAATATGATAAAAAGAAATAGCAAAAAAATTATTATATCGTTATCAATCTTAGGCGTAGGGATAATTTTTATTAGTACTATTCTATCAATATATGAGAATACAAGATACTCAGAAAACATTGTTACTGAAGGCCCCTTACCAGCTGAACAAGCTGATGAGACAGTGAATACTTTATATGCATCTACTTCTGAATCTGCCAGTACACCAGAATTAGTTAATACTACCAATGAACAGTCTAAAGTAATTCCATCTCGACCAGATCTAATGTATAAAGCTGTCCAAAGTGTTATTAATATTCAAGAAGAGAGCGGCATCATAGGTGTGGTCAAAGAAATTCATGACTGCTATATAGATAAAAAAGAGGATAGGCTTTATTGTCTATTCTTAGACTTGACAGCTAGAATGCTTGATTTAGGTGCTTCTCAGACAATGGGTATTATTCGTGATGATTACTTAATGGATGAACGAGTATTAAGTAGAATAAATAATAATTACTATATACCGAATAGTATTGATTCTAGTACAGCAACGGAACATTTACAGAATGTTAATGCAGAATTGGCAGAAATACTTAAAGCAAAATACCAACAAAAAGTAAACGAGATGAACTCTACTGATAAGCTTAATAAATCTGTTGAAGAGGAATTATCAGAAATAAATAATGATGAAGTGAAACCAGATCAGTCTTCTAGTAATTTAATCTAA
- a CDS encoding chloride channel protein, with protein sequence MKILPSSEYDQILKYSVYWLVISIVIGVVAGLASTLIFVAFDISNKVRSLHHWLIYFLPFIGFGIGYLIKKYGSPIERGTHLLIDEIHQPKSFIPKRMSPIIFITSILTQLFGGSAGREAPAVQLSGALIDHLSHILKVSEDNRKICLIASIGAGFAGVFGLPLAGAIYGLEITALGNLRYSAIFPCFVSALIASTIPELFDIVHPHIFYVISEFPAIHFGTLMNLIVAGLIFGLVARFFIAAIHFASDVFYKYIRYLPLRTMVGGIVIMLLTLFTAHQQYNGLGTDKIISSFYVPIEFYDFFNKTVFTAITLGSGFKGGEITPLFYVGATLGNALGAVLNLPISLLAGLGLVSLFSGTSKAPLTSIILAIELFGMNVATYAIITCLLAALFSGDCGLYRRKKLMD encoded by the coding sequence ATGAAAATTCTACCTTCATCTGAATATGATCAAATTCTAAAATACAGTGTCTATTGGCTCGTCATATCGATTGTGATTGGAGTCGTCGCGGGGCTAGCATCGACTTTAATTTTTGTCGCTTTTGATATCTCTAATAAAGTAAGAAGCCTGCATCACTGGCTCATTTATTTCTTACCCTTTATCGGGTTTGGTATTGGTTATCTCATTAAAAAATATGGATCACCCATTGAACGGGGAACACATTTACTGATTGATGAAATTCATCAACCTAAGTCGTTTATTCCGAAACGAATGAGCCCTATCATTTTTATCACTTCAATTTTAACGCAGTTGTTTGGTGGTTCGGCAGGGCGTGAGGCGCCAGCCGTTCAGCTTTCAGGTGCTTTAATTGATCACTTGAGCCACATATTAAAAGTCTCGGAAGATAACCGAAAAATTTGTTTAATCGCCAGTATTGGTGCGGGCTTTGCAGGGGTGTTTGGCTTGCCTCTGGCGGGTGCAATCTATGGTTTGGAAATTACTGCTTTAGGTAATTTAAGATATTCAGCCATTTTCCCATGTTTTGTGTCGGCCTTAATTGCTTCGACCATCCCTGAGCTATTCGATATTGTCCACCCACATATTTTTTATGTGATTAGTGAGTTTCCTGCCATTCATTTTGGCACGCTCATGAACTTAATTGTGGCAGGTCTGATCTTTGGTCTGGTTGCACGTTTCTTTATTGCTGCAATCCATTTTGCCAGTGACGTCTTTTACAAATACATTCGTTATTTGCCCTTAAGAACGATGGTGGGTGGTATTGTCATTATGCTACTTACTTTGTTCACCGCACATCAGCAATACAATGGTTTGGGTACAGATAAAATTATTTCATCTTTTTATGTGCCCATTGAGTTTTACGACTTTTTTAACAAAACCGTTTTTACCGCTATTACTTTAGGCTCAGGTTTTAAAGGTGGTGAAATTACGCCATTGTTTTATGTGGGGGCGACATTAGGTAATGCTTTAGGGGCCGTTTTAAACTTGCCAATTTCATTGCTTGCAGGCTTAGGCTTGGTGAGTCTTTTTTCGGGGACAAGTAAGGCACCGTTAACGTCTATTATTTTAGCGATTGAATTATTTGGAATGAATGTCGCGACTTACGCCATCATTACTTGTTTGTTGGCAGCGCTATTTTCTGGGGATTGTGGGTTGTATCGCCGTAAGAAGTTGATGGATTAG
- a CDS encoding acetyl/propionyl/methylcrotonyl-CoA carboxylase subunit alpha, whose product MNTEKLLIANRGEIAVRIIHACRDMGISSVALYADDDIGSMHVELADEAWGLAGATASETYLNIPAIIEVAKKSKATMVHPGYGFLSERAEFAQAVIDAGLKWVGPSPSAIEKLGDKIEARKIAASVGAPLVQGTQDPLNNGDEALEFAKQFGLPIAIKAAFGGGGRGLKVAWKLEEVKELYESAVREAKAAFGRGECFVEQYLDKPRHVEAQVIADQHGNIVVLGTRDCSLQRRNQKLVEEAPAPFISDEIYQKILTSAKDICQAANYVGAGTVEYLLSRDGKLSFLEVNTRLQVEHPVTEETAKVDLVVEQIRVAQGHELSIKETPKAQGHAIEFRINAEDPARGFIPAFGVLSLFEAPFGNGVRVDTGVRTGSLVSSHFDSLMAKLIVTGPTREVAIARAKRALKQFKIEGVASVLDFHRAVLNEPDFTDEFNVHTRWIENDFKQELKPTKRGIPNHQQPMLLSYIEIDGKLHRLGLPAGMFAQGPATTAQAQTNEPEVSAEHLLAPINGVISAWKVENGKQVTEGQVVAIMEAMKMEVQVLAHRSGAIQISAEKGATCHAETVIGSIN is encoded by the coding sequence ATGAATACAGAAAAATTATTGATTGCTAACCGTGGTGAAATTGCCGTTCGTATTATCCATGCTTGCCGTGATATGGGCATTTCATCGGTCGCGTTATATGCAGATGACGACATTGGCAGCATGCATGTCGAACTCGCAGATGAAGCATGGGGCTTGGCTGGTGCTACCGCCAGTGAAACCTATTTAAATATTCCAGCCATTATCGAAGTTGCAAAAAAATCGAAAGCGACTATGGTTCATCCGGGTTATGGCTTTTTGTCTGAACGTGCTGAATTTGCCCAAGCTGTAATTGATGCAGGCTTAAAATGGGTAGGTCCATCACCAAGTGCCATTGAAAAACTGGGCGATAAAATTGAAGCACGTAAAATTGCCGCTTCAGTGGGCGCACCATTAGTTCAAGGTACGCAAGACCCACTCAACAATGGCGATGAAGCTTTAGAGTTTGCTAAACAATTTGGTTTGCCCATTGCCATTAAAGCCGCATTTGGTGGTGGTGGCCGCGGTTTAAAAGTTGCGTGGAAACTCGAAGAAGTGAAAGAGCTTTATGAGTCGGCAGTACGAGAGGCAAAAGCTGCCTTTGGCCGTGGTGAATGTTTTGTCGAGCAATATTTAGATAAACCGCGCCATGTAGAAGCCCAAGTCATTGCCGACCAACACGGTAACATTGTCGTACTTGGCACACGTGATTGCTCGTTGCAACGCCGTAACCAAAAATTAGTCGAAGAAGCACCAGCGCCGTTTATCAGCGATGAGATTTATCAAAAAATTTTAACCTCGGCAAAAGACATTTGTCAGGCTGCAAATTATGTTGGTGCGGGAACGGTTGAATATTTACTGAGTCGTGATGGAAAACTTTCATTTTTAGAAGTAAATACCCGTTTGCAAGTTGAGCACCCAGTTACTGAAGAAACGGCAAAAGTCGATTTGGTGGTTGAGCAAATCCGTGTCGCACAGGGCCATGAACTTTCCATTAAAGAAACACCTAAAGCACAAGGCCATGCGATTGAGTTTCGAATTAATGCCGAAGACCCAGCACGTGGTTTTATTCCGGCGTTTGGTGTGTTGAGCTTGTTTGAGGCGCCGTTTGGAAACGGTGTACGAGTGGATACAGGTGTTCGCACTGGTTCATTAGTATCGAGTCATTTTGATTCGCTCATGGCAAAACTGATTGTGACTGGTCCAACCCGTGAAGTTGCAATTGCCCGTGCTAAACGCGCTTTAAAGCAATTTAAAATTGAAGGCGTGGCATCAGTATTAGACTTTCACCGTGCGGTATTAAACGAACCTGACTTTACAGATGAGTTTAATGTACATACGCGTTGGATTGAAAATGACTTTAAACAAGAGTTAAAGCCAACCAAACGTGGTATTCCAAACCACCAACAACCGATGTTACTTAGTTACATTGAAATTGATGGCAAGTTACACCGCTTAGGTTTACCAGCGGGCATGTTTGCACAAGGCCCTGCAACAACAGCTCAAGCACAAACTAATGAGCCAGAAGTGAGTGCCGAGCATTTACTTGCCCCAATTAATGGTGTGATTAGCGCTTGGAAAGTCGAAAATGGTAAACAAGTGACAGAAGGGCAAGTGGTTGCGATTATGGAAGCCATGAAAATGGAAGTGCAGGTGCTTGCCCACCGTAGTGGAGCTATTCAGATTAGCGCAGAGAAGGGCGCGACCTGCCATGCAGAAACTGTGATTGGGAGTATTAATTAA
- a CDS encoding urea amidolyase family protein, protein MRFLSVNADCFLIELASLEETLALYNKLQNTQLNGIKDLVPAAKTILVFFNEIETNFKTLVASIQGLKIDSAFERSGQEVIVPIRYDGEDLAQVAELQGLSVADVIRKHHQSVWNVAFIGFAPGFAYMSSPDRPFTDIPRLTVPRKKIPSGSLGLAGKYSGIYPKDSPGGWQLIGTTSEKMWDLERTNPALLLPGMTVHFEDVSHSPITVNVQQQITCTVEPKQSTPLFTITAPSLQMLIQDEGRVNQTNIGVGVAGAMDLSAMHSANRIVGNPTDTPVIEVLNGGLKAKMQHAAVIAVAGAISNIRVKFADGQTADFASYQPIDLDEGDEFQIQPPTAGLRNYLAIRGGIDVEPVLNSASFDSLAVLGPEPLKLGDTIYQGQVKAANISVNEVGKSDLPKAGEVVELDIVMGPRTDWFEQDSIELLCQQEWLVTNESNRVGLRLSGEQPLTRKITHELESEGTCIGALQIPPSGQPVLFMNDHPLTGGYPVIGAVAKHHWDLVAQIPAGCHIKFKKIAEFTDFENE, encoded by the coding sequence ATGCGTTTTTTATCGGTAAACGCCGATTGTTTTCTGATTGAGCTTGCGAGCCTAGAAGAAACTTTGGCGTTGTACAATAAATTGCAAAATACGCAATTGAATGGAATTAAAGACTTAGTCCCTGCTGCAAAAACAATTTTGGTTTTTTTTAACGAGATCGAAACCAATTTTAAAACGCTGGTTGCTTCAATTCAGGGCCTCAAAATTGATTCAGCGTTTGAGCGTAGCGGCCAGGAAGTAATTGTACCGATCCGTTACGATGGTGAAGACCTTGCTCAAGTTGCAGAGTTACAAGGTTTGTCTGTGGCAGATGTGATTAGAAAACATCACCAAAGCGTTTGGAATGTCGCTTTTATTGGTTTTGCGCCGGGCTTTGCTTATATGAGCAGTCCCGATCGGCCTTTTACCGATATTCCGCGCTTAACAGTTCCGCGTAAGAAAATACCGTCAGGTTCTTTGGGTTTGGCTGGAAAATACTCTGGTATTTACCCAAAAGACAGTCCGGGTGGCTGGCAGCTTATTGGTACAACATCGGAAAAAATGTGGGATTTAGAGCGTACAAATCCAGCACTACTTTTACCGGGCATGACCGTACATTTTGAAGATGTTTCGCATAGTCCAATAACCGTAAATGTACAGCAGCAAATTACTTGTACGGTTGAGCCGAAACAATCTACGCCACTGTTTACGATCACTGCGCCGAGTCTACAGATGCTCATTCAAGATGAAGGACGCGTAAACCAGACCAATATTGGCGTTGGGGTTGCAGGTGCAATGGATCTGTCGGCCATGCATAGTGCTAACCGAATTGTGGGTAATCCAACCGACACACCCGTAATTGAAGTTTTAAACGGTGGCTTAAAAGCCAAAATGCAGCATGCAGCCGTGATTGCGGTTGCAGGTGCCATTTCAAACATTCGTGTGAAATTTGCAGATGGTCAAACAGCCGACTTTGCAAGTTATCAGCCGATTGATTTGGATGAGGGCGATGAATTTCAAATTCAGCCACCAACAGCAGGTTTAAGAAACTATCTGGCTATTCGTGGTGGCATAGATGTTGAACCTGTACTCAATAGCGCCTCATTTGACAGCTTGGCGGTGTTAGGGCCAGAGCCTTTAAAGCTTGGAGATACGATTTATCAAGGACAGGTGAAGGCAGCCAACATTAGCGTAAATGAAGTAGGCAAAAGCGATTTACCAAAAGCTGGCGAAGTGGTTGAGCTAGATATTGTGATGGGGCCACGCACAGACTGGTTCGAACAAGACAGTATTGAACTGCTGTGTCAGCAAGAATGGCTCGTGACCAATGAAAGCAACCGAGTCGGGCTAAGACTTTCAGGGGAGCAGCCTTTAACGCGCAAAATTACCCATGAACTAGAAAGTGAAGGCACATGCATTGGTGCTTTGCAGATTCCACCGAGCGGCCAACCAGTTTTGTTTATGAATGATCACCCTTTAACAGGCGGATATCCGGTCATTGGCGCTGTTGCTAAACACCATTGGGATTTGGTGGCGCAGATACCAGCAGGTTGCCACATCAAATTTAAAAAAATTGCCGAATTTACAGATTTTGAGAATGAATGA
- a CDS encoding putative hydro-lyase, with amino-acid sequence MSTMYKDIKVDPAQLEAALDARLKIRAGFDKPTAGMAAGMTQVNMISVPKEWAYDFLLYAHRNPQSCPVLDVLEEGIYATKLAADSDIRTDFPRYRVWKDGEMVDEVTDASEIYNAHPDLVTFLIGCSFSFETALQEAGIEVRHIHDDTNVPMYLSNIQCQPAGRISGNMVVSMRPIPSHQISEAVKITARMPSVHGAPVHIGHPESLGILDVNKPDFGDASRIEAGEIPVFWACGVTPQAAVMNSKIPFAISHAPGYMFITDIPDRAWIG; translated from the coding sequence ATGAGCACAATGTATAAGGATATTAAAGTCGACCCAGCTCAGCTTGAAGCCGCTTTAGATGCGCGTTTAAAAATCCGTGCAGGTTTTGATAAACCAACAGCAGGTATGGCTGCGGGCATGACTCAGGTCAACATGATTTCAGTGCCAAAAGAGTGGGCTTACGATTTCCTTCTTTACGCACATCGTAACCCGCAAAGCTGCCCAGTGCTTGATGTGCTCGAAGAAGGCATCTATGCAACAAAGCTTGCTGCAGACTCAGACATCCGCACCGATTTCCCACGTTATCGCGTTTGGAAAGATGGAGAAATGGTCGATGAAGTGACCGATGCAAGCGAGATTTATAATGCCCATCCAGATTTGGTGACTTTCTTAATTGGTTGCAGTTTTTCGTTTGAAACGGCTTTGCAAGAAGCGGGTATTGAAGTTCGCCATATTCATGACGACACCAATGTGCCGATGTATTTGAGCAATATTCAGTGCCAGCCAGCAGGTCGTATTTCAGGAAACATGGTGGTTTCCATGCGACCAATTCCATCTCATCAAATTAGTGAAGCGGTAAAAATTACCGCGCGTATGCCAAGTGTGCATGGTGCGCCTGTACATATTGGGCACCCTGAAAGCTTAGGGATTTTGGACGTAAACAAACCTGACTTTGGTGATGCTTCTCGTATTGAAGCAGGTGAAATTCCAGTGTTTTGGGCTTGCGGTGTAACGCCTCAAGCGGCAGTCATGAACTCAAAAATTCCTTTTGCCATTAGTCACGCACCGGGCTACATGTTTATTACAGACATTCCTGACCGTGCTTGGATTGGCTGA
- a CDS encoding LamB/YcsF family protein, with protein sequence MFVDLNSDLGESFGSWKMGNDDQILPVVTSANIACGFHAGDPLGILKTVRKAVELGVTIGAHVSYPDLVGFGRRNMDLLRDELIADVLYQISALDGLAKVAGSKVQYVKPHGALYNTIAHDQAQAAAVIDAIKMYNPELVLVALAGSNLVEQARAAGLKVVSEAFADRAYNSDGSLVSRRLEGAVLHDSAFVASRVVSMLKNGGVESIDGVFTPIQADTICLHGDTDGALEMSAAIKAELVKNNIEIRPFVNKA encoded by the coding sequence ATGTTTGTAGATTTAAATAGTGATTTGGGTGAGAGCTTTGGCTCATGGAAAATGGGCAATGATGATCAGATTTTACCTGTCGTGACCAGTGCCAATATTGCTTGTGGCTTCCATGCTGGCGACCCGCTCGGCATTTTAAAAACGGTTCGTAAAGCAGTTGAGCTTGGCGTGACCATTGGTGCTCACGTGTCTTATCCAGACCTTGTTGGTTTTGGTCGCCGTAATATGGATTTGTTACGTGACGAATTGATTGCCGATGTACTTTACCAAATTTCTGCACTCGATGGTTTGGCAAAGGTAGCAGGCTCAAAAGTGCAATATGTTAAACCGCATGGCGCGCTCTACAACACCATTGCACATGACCAAGCTCAAGCAGCAGCCGTGATTGATGCAATTAAAATGTATAACCCTGAATTGGTGCTAGTGGCTTTGGCTGGATCAAACTTAGTGGAACAAGCACGAGCGGCTGGTTTAAAAGTCGTGTCTGAAGCATTTGCTGACCGTGCGTATAACAGCGATGGTTCACTGGTGTCTCGCCGCCTAGAAGGTGCGGTGTTACATGACTCAGCATTTGTTGCCAGCCGTGTGGTTTCAATGCTTAAAAATGGTGGAGTTGAGTCAATTGACGGTGTATTTACCCCAATTCAAGCCGACACCATTTGCCTACATGGCGACACCGACGGTGCGTTAGAAATGTCGGCAGCCATTAAAGCCGAGCTTGTAAAAAACAATATTGAAATCCGCCCGTTTGTAAACAAAGCATAA
- a CDS encoding NRAMP family divalent metal transporter: protein MDEERINMSLLKSSFLSDRQWAIVASIFMMATSAMGPGFLTQTAVFTVKLGAAFGFAILVSILIDYVVQQNIWRVVTLTQMRASDIANKAIPGSGYLLAFLVILGGFFFSIGNIAGAALGLNALFGLDTKWGGILSGALAILIFASRKATLAMDKSMIVLGLLKILLIIIVAVIVMPPVGQAVHQTFAPDQIDFAIITTIVGGTVGGYICYAGAHRLLDKGAVGPENIDEVAKAATKGIIVVGIMRYVLFLAFLGVVVSGANIDLASHDANPAAQAFQYAAGTFGFKLFGLIFWAAGISSTIGAAYTSVSFFNVFKKNLTPKQNNYTTITFIALALLLYVLLGATPAGLLIFVGGFNGLVLPIGLTIFVYVAACRKDLMGNYNYPKWLLILGGLTCLLTWWMGYMSFTTVFNYLTKL, encoded by the coding sequence ATGGATGAGGAACGCATTAATATGTCTTTACTGAAATCTTCTTTTTTATCAGATCGCCAATGGGCCATTGTTGCCTCAATCTTTATGATGGCGACCTCTGCAATGGGGCCCGGATTTTTAACCCAAACTGCTGTATTTACAGTCAAGTTAGGGGCGGCATTTGGCTTTGCCATTTTAGTTTCCATTCTGATTGATTATGTGGTTCAACAAAATATTTGGCGAGTGGTCACACTCACTCAAATGCGTGCATCGGATATTGCCAATAAAGCAATTCCCGGCAGTGGTTACTTACTGGCTTTTCTGGTCATTCTAGGTGGTTTTTTCTTTAGTATTGGTAATATTGCAGGTGCGGCTTTAGGTCTAAATGCGCTTTTTGGCCTAGACACAAAGTGGGGCGGTATTTTAAGTGGTGCATTAGCCATTTTGATTTTTGCCTCAAGAAAAGCAACGCTTGCCATGGATAAAAGCATGATCGTGTTGGGATTGCTTAAAATTCTCCTGATCATTATTGTTGCCGTGATTGTGATGCCTCCTGTGGGACAAGCTGTACATCAAACCTTTGCTCCAGACCAGATCGACTTCGCCATTATTACGACCATTGTCGGCGGTACGGTTGGTGGCTATATCTGTTATGCAGGCGCACACCGGTTACTCGATAAAGGTGCTGTTGGCCCTGAAAATATTGATGAAGTCGCTAAAGCTGCAACCAAGGGCATTATTGTTGTCGGCATCATGCGCTATGTGCTGTTTTTAGCATTCTTAGGTGTGGTGGTGAGTGGTGCAAATATTGATTTAGCCAGCCATGATGCCAACCCAGCAGCTCAAGCATTCCAATATGCAGCGGGCACATTTGGTTTTAAATTATTTGGTTTGATTTTCTGGGCAGCCGGTATTAGTAGCACTATTGGTGCAGCATATACTTCAGTGTCGTTCTTTAATGTGTTTAAAAAGAACTTAACACCAAAACAAAACAACTATACGACCATTACCTTTATCGCATTGGCTTTATTGCTCTATGTGTTATTGGGTGCAACTCCAGCAGGTCTACTCATTTTCGTAGGTGGTTTTAACGGATTGGTGTTGCCAATTGGCCTTACAATTTTTGTGTATGTTGCCGCGTGCCGTAAAGATTTAATGGGTAATTATAACTATCCAAAATGGTTGCTTATTTTGGGTGGATTAACATGTCTGTTGACGTGGTGGATGGGTTATATGTCGTTTACGACAGTGTTTAACTATTTGACGAAGCTTTAA